From the Nodularia sp. NIES-3585 genome, one window contains:
- a CDS encoding HAD-IA family hydrolase, whose protein sequence is MTQKVIIFDFDGTIADTVDALVTIANRLAVEFGYIQITPEELALLRTFTSREIIKYSGISLFKIPFLLKKVKGELKHKIQEFKPIPGIYEALIELQNHGYKLGIITSNSQDNVTAFLANNELDQLFDFIYSGVTIFGKTTIINNVLRQKQLKTQAVIYVGDETRDIEASKKANIKVIAVAWGFNSPEALAKQKPNFLIHHPSELLEVIKKC, encoded by the coding sequence ATGACCCAGAAAGTAATTATTTTTGATTTTGATGGCACGATTGCGGATACAGTAGATGCTCTTGTGACTATTGCCAATCGTTTAGCTGTAGAGTTTGGTTATATACAAATTACCCCGGAGGAACTTGCTCTGCTCAGAACTTTTACCTCTAGGGAAATTATTAAATACTCAGGAATTTCTTTATTTAAAATTCCGTTTCTACTCAAAAAAGTTAAAGGAGAATTAAAACACAAAATTCAAGAATTTAAACCGATACCCGGAATTTACGAAGCCTTAATAGAACTGCAAAATCACGGTTATAAATTAGGGATTATTACGTCTAATTCTCAAGATAACGTCACGGCTTTTCTGGCAAATAACGAATTAGACCAGTTATTCGACTTTATTTATTCAGGAGTCACCATCTTTGGTAAAACAACCATAATCAATAACGTCTTAAGACAAAAACAACTCAAAACTCAAGCAGTCATTTATGTCGGGGATGAAACCAGAGATATAGAAGCCTCAAAAAAAGCTAATATCAAAGTGATTGCCGTAGCGTGGGGCTTCAATTCTCCAGAAGCTTTAGCTAAACAAAAGCCGAATTTTTTGATTCACCATCCCAGCGAACTACTAGAAGTTATCAAAAAGTGCTGA
- a CDS encoding orange carotenoid protein N-terminal domain-containing protein, protein MTTTSNKNVSQALNNETIKVVEGFNALDTDAKLAWFYFVYKKMGKSITPAAPEAAEPELSPMLLGDYFQLSPEQQLTIMRDIVEGKDTDYSRAYGAIKENNQLLVWYAWAAAMGNQVVGMPNNYQGTDAIKNLLSQTEKLDFEGQISVFRTIAGQMGYSDVQPIETQAQTGKTPSL, encoded by the coding sequence GTGACTACAACTTCCAACAAAAATGTTTCCCAAGCACTAAATAATGAAACTATAAAAGTAGTTGAAGGGTTCAATGCCTTAGATACCGATGCTAAATTAGCATGGTTTTATTTTGTTTATAAAAAAATGGGTAAATCCATTACTCCGGCGGCTCCAGAGGCGGCTGAACCAGAACTGTCTCCCATGCTTTTAGGAGATTATTTCCAGCTTTCACCTGAGCAACAATTAACAATTATGCGGGATATTGTGGAGGGTAAAGACACAGATTATTCCCGTGCTTATGGCGCGATTAAAGAAAATAATCAACTGTTAGTTTGGTATGCTTGGGCTGCGGCTATGGGCAATCAAGTAGTGGGAATGCCAAATAATTATCAGGGTACTGATGCAATCAAAAATTTGCTTTCCCAAACTGAAAAACTAGATTTTGAAGGACAAATATCTGTGTTTCGCACAATCGCTGGTCAAATGGGCTACAGCGATGTTCAGCCTATTGAGACACAAGCACAAACTGGCAAAACCCCTAGTTTGTAA
- a CDS encoding ABC transporter ATP-binding protein — protein MAKTITITDALVPNPAPQSAIIRLENIFKIYGSGETEVKALNDVNLTIHEGEYCSIMGPSGSGKSTAMNIIGCLDRPTTGHYYLDNLDVAQMNDADLAKIRNKKLGFVFQQFHLLPQLTALENVMLPMVYASVNPTERRDRATEALTKVGLEKRLNNKPTQLSGGQQQRVAIARAIVNRPVVLLADEPTGALDSHTTQEVLDIFTELNNSGITVVMVTHESEVARQTQRIVWFRDGAVVHSNLTPKDLTQVTMSSLPSP, from the coding sequence ATGGCAAAAACTATCACAATTACCGATGCTCTCGTTCCTAATCCTGCACCGCAATCGGCAATTATTCGCCTAGAAAATATCTTTAAAATCTACGGAAGTGGTGAAACCGAAGTCAAAGCCCTCAATGATGTGAATTTGACCATCCATGAAGGCGAATATTGTTCAATTATGGGGCCTTCTGGTTCTGGTAAATCCACAGCCATGAATATTATCGGTTGTTTAGACCGTCCCACCACCGGACATTATTATTTAGATAACCTTGATGTCGCCCAAATGAACGATGCCGATTTGGCAAAAATCCGCAATAAAAAACTGGGGTTTGTCTTCCAACAATTCCACTTATTACCCCAACTGACAGCCTTAGAAAATGTCATGCTACCAATGGTATACGCCAGCGTCAACCCTACCGAAAGACGCGATCGCGCCACCGAAGCATTGACAAAAGTCGGTCTAGAAAAACGCCTCAATAACAAACCCACTCAATTATCTGGGGGACAGCAACAACGGGTTGCGATCGCCCGTGCTATAGTCAATCGTCCCGTTGTCCTCCTAGCCGATGAACCCACAGGCGCACTTGATTCTCACACAACCCAGGAAGTATTAGATATTTTCACCGAATTAAATAACAGTGGAATCACCGTTGTCATGGTAACTCATGAATCAGAAGTAGCGCGTCAAACCCAACGCATCGTCTGGTTTCGTGATGGCGCAGTCGTCCACTCCAACTTGACACCAAAAGATTTAACTCAAGTCACAATGTCCTCACTCCCCTCTCCTTAA
- a CDS encoding tetratricopeptide repeat protein, with translation MDEQRLLAYYQLIESLLKCPDGEEAEILAANTDLLDAGFLQMLAAAAQHYSQQGQENTANSLRNLATQFRAALNLPTTSPAGGETSTLTPVNIEVYGQFLQDLLKATAESNGDPQVIYPLLEANTDKLNPIFAEFLRLWATNTLAEAETDTATSIAAVIVNLSNLINQFPLGSKANNMEIAIAGYEIALTVYTRTAFPEQWATIQNNLATAYSNRILGERAENLEQAIAAYTAVLEVYTRDAFPQDWAMTQNNLGNAYRNKILGERAENLEQAIAAYTAALSVRTHSAFPQDWAMTQNNLGNAYAQRINGERAENLELAIAAFSEVLEVYTRDAFPQDWAMTQNNLGTAYVERINEERAENLELAIAAFSEVLEVYTRDAFPQNWARTQNNLGNAYAERINGERAENLELAIAAYNAALSVRTRSTFPQDWAMTQNNLGTAYAERINGERAENLELAIAAYNAILSVYTHRTFPQEWATTQNNLGAAYLYRILGDRAENLEKAIAAFFDALSVRTRTAFPQYWAMTQNNLGNAYSDRILGERADNLEQAIAAYSAALSVRTRSAFPQDNAQSLFNLGKLYQDEKQFDLAYNTFADAILTVESLRGEIISGDESKQKQAEEWNKLYQRMVEVCLALGRETEAIEYIERSKTRNLVELLTKATSTSQANLPLISSSIRFPEIQNLLDKNTAIIQWYIFNDCFRAFIITQDNDKPVIWHSDKQDLDALFDWKNEYLIDYYNPQDQDKIKWQNQL, from the coding sequence ATGGACGAACAGCGCCTACTGGCTTATTATCAGCTAATTGAAAGTTTGCTCAAATGCCCGGATGGAGAAGAAGCAGAAATATTAGCCGCTAATACAGATTTACTGGATGCTGGCTTTTTGCAGATGTTAGCAGCAGCAGCACAGCATTACTCACAGCAGGGACAGGAAAATACTGCCAATAGCTTGAGAAACTTAGCAACACAATTCAGGGCAGCGCTGAACTTACCAACAACATCTCCAGCAGGTGGTGAAACTTCCACCCTCACCCCAGTAAATATAGAGGTTTATGGGCAATTTTTACAAGACCTGCTGAAAGCAACAGCAGAAAGCAACGGTGATCCTCAAGTAATTTACCCCTTGCTGGAAGCCAATACTGATAAACTCAATCCTATTTTTGCAGAATTCTTGCGTCTTTGGGCGACAAATACCTTAGCGGAAGCGGAAACAGATACAGCAACATCCATCGCCGCAGTCATTGTTAATTTGAGTAATTTGATTAACCAATTTCCCTTGGGTAGCAAAGCCAACAATATGGAAATTGCTATTGCTGGCTACGAAATCGCCCTCACTGTTTACACCCGCACTGCCTTTCCCGAACAATGGGCAACGATACAAAATAATCTGGCGACTGCATACAGTAACAGAATATTAGGAGAACGAGCCGAGAATCTGGAACAGGCGATCGCTGCTTATACTGCAGTACTAGAAGTATATACCCGCGATGCTTTTCCCCAAGATTGGGCAATGACGCAAAATAATCTGGGGAATGCTTACCGTAACAAAATATTAGGAGAACGAGCCGAGAATCTGGAACAGGCGATCGCTGCTTATACTGCTGCACTGTCAGTCAGAACCCACAGCGCCTTTCCTCAAGATTGGGCAATGACGCAAAATAATTTGGGGAATGCTTACGCTCAAAGAATCAACGGAGAACGAGCGGAGAATCTGGAATTGGCGATCGCTGCTTTTTCTGAAGTGCTAGAAGTATATACCCGCGATGCTTTTCCCCAAGATTGGGCAATGACACAAAATAATCTGGGGACTGCTTACGTTGAAAGAATCAACGAAGAACGAGCGGAGAATCTGGAGTTGGCGATCGCTGCTTTTTCTGAAGTACTAGAAGTATATACCCGCGATGCTTTTCCCCAAAATTGGGCAAGGACGCAAAATAATCTGGGGAATGCTTACGCTGAAAGAATCAACGGAGAACGAGCCGAAAATCTGGAGTTGGCGATCGCTGCTTATAATGCTGCACTGTCAGTCAGAACCCGCAGCACCTTTCCCCAAGATTGGGCAATGACGCAAAATAATCTGGGGACTGCTTATGCTGAAAGAATCAACGGAGAACGAGCCGAAAATCTGGAGTTGGCGATCGCTGCTTATAATGCCATACTGTCAGTATATACCCACAGAACTTTTCCCCAAGAATGGGCAACCACGCAGAATAATCTGGGTGCTGCTTACTTATACAGAATATTGGGAGACCGCGCCGAGAATTTAGAAAAGGCAATTGCTGCTTTTTTTGATGCACTGTCAGTCAGAACCCGCACTGCCTTTCCTCAATATTGGGCAATGACGCAAAATAATCTTGGGAATGCTTACTCTGACAGAATATTAGGAGAACGAGCCGATAATCTCGAACAGGCGATCGCTGCTTATTCTGCTGCACTGTCAGTCAGAACCCGCAGCGCCTTTCCTCAAGATAATGCACAAAGTTTGTTTAATCTCGGCAAGTTATACCAAGATGAAAAACAATTTGATTTAGCTTACAATACCTTCGCCGATGCAATACTAACAGTAGAATCTTTACGGGGTGAAATTATTTCTGGGGATGAAAGCAAACAAAAACAAGCAGAAGAATGGAATAAGCTTTATCAACGCATGGTGGAAGTTTGCCTAGCCTTGGGAAGAGAAACTGAGGCCATAGAATATATTGAACGCAGCAAAACCCGCAATTTAGTCGAACTGTTAACCAAAGCCACATCAACCAGTCAGGCAAATCTACCATTAATTAGTAGTAGTATCAGATTTCCAGAAATTCAAAACCTCTTAGATAAAAACACTGCCATCATCCAGTGGTACATTTTCAATGATTGTTTTCGTGCTTTCATCATCACCCAAGACAACGATAAACCAGTCATTTGGCATTCCGATAAACAAGACTTAGATGCCCTTTTTGATTGGAAAAATGAATATTTGATTGACTACTATAACCCACAAGACCAAGATAAAATTAAATGGCAAAATCAGTTATAA
- a CDS encoding DUF4351 domain-containing protein, which produces MSYDNTCKYLAENYPTEFAQWLLASETSDIQVLKTELNLEPIRADSVTFLQVANQILHLEFQTTPKSTYPLDFRMLDYYTRLKRQYWCDIEQVLIFLQPTSSEIVFNTQYVDKKTRHEYRVIRLWEEDPTPLLANPALLPLATLARTNSPQELLEQVAASVDMIEVTDERQNISACVQVLAGLRFDKDLIQQLFREEIMQESVIYQDILQKGLQQGEERGKKQEALQLILRQLTRRLGAIEPEIEEQIRALSITRLEDLAEALLDFSSQSDLINYLANTFPSATS; this is translated from the coding sequence TTGAGTTACGATAATACCTGCAAATACCTAGCCGAAAACTATCCCACTGAATTTGCTCAATGGTTACTTGCATCTGAAACCTCAGATATCCAAGTCCTCAAAACAGAATTGAACCTGGAACCCATTCGGGCTGATTCGGTGACATTTCTCCAAGTCGCCAACCAAATTTTACATTTAGAGTTTCAAACCACACCAAAATCCACATATCCACTCGATTTTCGGATGCTGGATTATTACACCAGATTAAAACGCCAATATTGGTGTGATATTGAACAGGTGTTGATTTTTTTACAACCCACATCCTCAGAAATTGTGTTTAATACACAGTATGTGGACAAGAAAACTAGACATGAGTATCGCGTGATTCGCTTATGGGAAGAAGATCCCACACCCCTATTAGCGAATCCTGCACTTTTACCACTGGCGACATTGGCTAGAACCAATTCACCCCAAGAGTTATTAGAGCAAGTCGCCGCTAGTGTCGATATGATTGAGGTGACAGACGAGCGACAGAATATTTCAGCTTGTGTTCAGGTTTTAGCTGGTTTGCGATTCGATAAAGATTTAATTCAACAGCTATTTAGAGAGGAAATTATGCAAGAATCTGTAATTTATCAAGATATTTTGCAAAAAGGTTTGCAACAGGGAGAAGAAAGAGGGAAGAAACAAGAGGCGCTACAACTGATTTTACGTCAGCTAACACGTCGCCTGGGTGCAATTGAACCAGAAATAGAAGAGCAAATTCGCGCTTTATCCATTACTCGACTAGAGGATTTAGCTGAGGCGTTGTTAGATTTCTCTAGCCAAAGTGATTTAATCAATTATTTGGCGAATACCTTTCCATCTGCAACTAGCTAA
- a CDS encoding DUF4351 domain-containing protein yields the protein MSYDNTCKYLAENYPTEFAQWLLASETPDIQVLKTELNLEPIRADSVTFLQVANQILHLEFQTTPKSTYPLDFRMLDYYTRLKRQYWCDIEQVLIFLQPTSSEIVFNTQYIDKKTRHEYRVIRLWEEDPTPLLANPALLPLATLARTNSPQDLLEQVAASVDMIEVTDERQNISACVQVLAGLRFDKGLIQQLFREEIMQESVIYQDILQKGEERGKKQEALQLILRQLILRLGAIEPEIEEQIRALSITRLEDLAEALLDFSSQSDLMNYLANTPQPNLAD from the coding sequence TTGAGTTACGATAATACCTGCAAATACCTGGCCGAAAACTATCCCACTGAATTTGCTCAATGGTTACTTGCATCTGAAACCCCAGATATCCAAGTCCTCAAAACAGAATTGAACCTGGAACCCATTCGCGCTGATTCGGTGACATTTCTCCAAGTCGCCAACCAAATTTTACATTTAGAGTTTCAAACCACACCAAAATCCACATATCCACTCGATTTTCGGATGCTGGATTATTACACCAGATTAAAACGCCAATATTGGTGTGATATTGAACAGGTGTTGATTTTCTTACAACCCACGTCCTCAGAAATTGTGTTTAATACACAGTATATAGACAAGAAAACTAGACATGAGTATCGCGTGATTCGCTTATGGGAAGAAGATCCCACACCCCTATTAGCAAATCCTGCACTTTTACCACTGGCGACATTGGCTAGAACCAATTCACCCCAGGACTTATTAGAGCAAGTCGCCGCTAGTGTCGATATGATTGAGGTAACAGACGAACGACAGAATATTTCAGCTTGTGTTCAGGTTTTAGCTGGTTTGCGATTCGATAAAGGTTTAATTCAACAGCTATTTAGAGAGGAAATTATGCAAGAATCTGTAATTTACCAAGATATTTTGCAAAAAGGAGAAGAAAGAGGGAAGAAACAAGAGGCGTTACAACTGATTTTACGTCAGCTAATACTTCGCCTGGGTGCAATTGAACCAGAAATAGAAGAGCAAATTCGCGCTTTATCCATTACTCGACTAGAGGATTTAGCTGAGGCGTTGTTAGATTTTTCTAGCCAAAGCGATTTAATGAATTATTTGGCGAATACACCTCAGCCCAATTTAGCAGATTAA
- a CDS encoding ABC transporter permease produces the protein MNLLESMQMAGKTLLSNKLRSALTMLGIVIGNASVIAMIGIGEGGQRFVSQQLESLGPNVLFVIPGNQASQRISRDVPRTLVFEDAEAIASQVPTVAAVTGELNSRQVVTFRNQNSNVNIIGTTPTFLSVRDFETATGRFFNDVDMRRNNQVVVLGADLAERLFGNSNPVGEKLRVRDTSFQVIGVLESKGSSLGVNYDEAALIPLVTMANRIVGRTSPFGLELTYIVVSANNPESVDAAKFQITNLLRLRHKITGEDDFTINTQKDALQTVGQITGALTIMLAAIAGISLFVGGIGIMNIMLVSVTERTQEIGLRKAIGATEQDILLQFMIEAVIVSVIGGLVGTAVGVSGIVLVAVVTPLEAAISPIAIATAVGVSGGIGLFFGVVPARRAAQLDPIVALRSA, from the coding sequence ATGAATCTCTTAGAAAGTATGCAAATGGCAGGAAAAACCCTGCTGTCTAATAAATTGCGTAGCGCCTTGACAATGTTGGGAATTGTTATCGGTAATGCTTCAGTAATTGCCATGATTGGAATTGGTGAAGGTGGACAAAGATTTGTTTCTCAACAACTGGAATCTTTAGGGCCAAATGTGTTATTTGTGATTCCAGGAAATCAAGCCTCTCAGCGCATTTCTCGAGATGTGCCAAGAACTTTAGTGTTTGAAGATGCGGAGGCGATCGCTAGTCAAGTGCCAACGGTAGCAGCAGTTACCGGAGAGTTAAATAGTCGGCAGGTAGTCACATTTCGCAATCAAAACAGTAATGTGAATATCATTGGCACAACTCCGACTTTTTTGAGCGTGCGTGACTTTGAAACAGCCACAGGGCGTTTTTTTAATGATGTAGATATGAGGCGCAATAATCAAGTTGTGGTATTGGGCGCAGACTTGGCAGAAAGACTATTTGGTAATAGTAACCCTGTCGGTGAGAAGTTGCGGGTCAGAGATACTAGTTTTCAAGTCATTGGGGTACTAGAAAGCAAAGGCTCAAGCTTAGGTGTGAATTACGATGAAGCGGCATTAATTCCACTGGTAACAATGGCTAATAGAATCGTGGGGCGAACTTCTCCCTTTGGATTAGAGTTAACTTATATTGTTGTTTCAGCTAACAATCCCGAAAGTGTGGATGCAGCCAAGTTTCAAATTACTAATTTGTTGCGTTTGCGGCACAAAATTACTGGAGAAGATGATTTCACCATCAATACTCAAAAGGATGCTTTGCAAACCGTCGGTCAAATCACAGGTGCATTAACGATTATGCTAGCTGCGATCGCGGGGATATCATTATTTGTGGGCGGTATTGGCATCATGAATATTATGCTAGTTTCCGTCACCGAACGCACCCAAGAAATCGGATTGCGGAAGGCAATTGGCGCAACCGAACAAGACATTTTACTTCAGTTTATGATTGAAGCGGTGATTGTTTCCGTCATTGGCGGTTTAGTTGGGACTGCGGTGGGTGTGAGTGGTATTGTATTAGTAGCAGTGGTGACACCCTTAGAAGCAGCAATTTCTCCCATTGCGATCGCTACAGCCGTTGGTGTCTCTGGCGGAATTGGTTTATTTTTTGGTGTCGTTCCCGCCCGTCGTGCTGCTCAACTTGATCCAATTGTAGCCCTCAGAAGTGCTTAG
- a CDS encoding efflux RND transporter periplasmic adaptor subunit, giving the protein MVRQIEVPLIGKVKYPLRWGIGLIVAGSLAVGTTITYNLVNQRTREQNITQLTVPVEAQNVTLRITASGKVVPVQSVNISPKNPGVLAQLYVEQGDRVSQGQVLARMDVGDIRAQILQQRANLEQAQAQLAQARAGSRPQEIEQAKARLAQAEAQLSQARAGNRDQEIAQAQAQVNSAQAQVTLTQSRVNRYRELSQQGAISQDQLDQYISEDQRAKASLDEAQKRLSLLEIGSRNEEITAREAAVTEARAALVLLENGSRPEEIAQRLAAVKGAEAQIQAAEVRLQDTVIRAPLSGIVTQKYANVGAFVTPTTSASTSASATSSSIVAVARGLEVLAQVPEVDIGRIQQGQSVEIVADAYPDQVFKGNVRLIAPEAVVEQGVTSFQVRVALDTGTEQLRSGLNVDLTFLGDRLSDALVLPTVAIVTEQGQTGVLVADEKNQPLFREVTIGAQIADQTQILQGVQEGDRVFINPPKDYITEKAKEQNNQ; this is encoded by the coding sequence ATGGTTAGGCAAATCGAAGTTCCCCTGATTGGCAAAGTTAAATATCCCCTACGCTGGGGAATTGGGTTAATAGTCGCAGGTTCTTTAGCTGTGGGTACAACTATTACTTATAACCTTGTAAATCAGAGAACTCGTGAACAAAATATTACCCAATTAACTGTTCCTGTAGAAGCACAAAATGTGACTTTAAGGATTACTGCCAGTGGTAAAGTTGTGCCAGTTCAAAGTGTGAATATTAGTCCCAAAAACCCCGGTGTACTGGCACAGTTATATGTCGAACAAGGCGATCGCGTGTCACAAGGGCAAGTTCTGGCACGGATGGATGTAGGCGACATCCGGGCGCAAATCCTCCAGCAACGCGCCAATTTAGAGCAAGCACAGGCTCAGTTAGCTCAAGCCCGTGCGGGAAGTCGTCCGCAAGAAATAGAGCAAGCTAAGGCGCGTTTAGCCCAAGCTGAGGCACAGTTAAGTCAAGCTCGTGCGGGGAATCGTGATCAGGAAATTGCCCAAGCCCAAGCCCAGGTAAATTCTGCCCAAGCACAGGTAACTCTGACGCAATCACGAGTGAACAGATATCGAGAATTAAGTCAGCAAGGAGCAATTTCTCAAGACCAATTGGATCAGTATATTAGTGAAGACCAAAGGGCAAAAGCGAGTTTAGATGAAGCCCAAAAACGACTGTCACTGTTAGAAATTGGTAGTCGCAATGAAGAAATTACAGCCAGAGAAGCTGCTGTTACCGAAGCCCGCGCCGCCTTGGTATTGTTGGAAAATGGCAGTCGTCCAGAGGAAATTGCTCAACGTCTAGCAGCAGTCAAAGGGGCGGAAGCTCAAATTCAGGCTGCTGAAGTGAGGTTACAAGATACTGTGATTCGTGCGCCTTTATCGGGAATTGTTACCCAGAAATACGCCAATGTTGGGGCTTTTGTGACTCCCACAACTTCCGCTTCTACCAGTGCATCAGCAACTTCTAGTTCCATTGTGGCAGTTGCACGGGGTTTAGAAGTACTGGCGCAAGTCCCAGAGGTGGATATTGGCAGAATTCAACAGGGACAGTCGGTGGAAATTGTGGCTGATGCTTATCCTGATCAAGTATTTAAAGGTAATGTGCGTTTGATTGCTCCCGAAGCGGTGGTAGAACAAGGTGTAACATCTTTTCAGGTGCGGGTAGCTCTGGATACGGGTACAGAACAACTGCGTTCTGGGTTAAATGTGGATTTGACTTTTTTAGGCGATCGCCTCAGTGATGCTTTGGTGTTACCTACGGTAGCAATTGTCACTGAACAGGGACAAACTGGTGTTTTAGTCGCAGATGAAAAAAATCAACCCCTGTTTCGGGAAGTCACGATTGGGGCGCAAATTGCAGACCAAACTCAGATTTTACAGGGAGTGCAAGAAGGCGATCGCGTATTTATCAACCCACCCAAAGACTACATCACCGAAAAAGCCAAAGAACAGAATAATCAATAA
- a CDS encoding TolC family protein, with protein MNFFLFCVHSTGFAVAIASGAALPIALLVPSLARSVTAQTPPEIPADAVQVPDFLNPDPNPLLFPTRPEEVRIQRTQPISLADALELAKRHNRDLQVAILELERSRAALQEAQAVLSPNVNVNTNLTNSGQNFIGGGYQTRTSFNSQAQINYELLNSGRSIRVAEERLRIDELDVENRSLEIQLNVTTQYYDLQEADEQVRINQSAVQNAQASLRDAQNRERAGVGTRFDVLQSQVNLANAQQSLTNSLSQQQIVRRRFAALLNLAQSAAISAADAVQVAGLWQPSVEESIVQAFQNRPELQQVLGERNISELQRRQVLSQLRPQYSLNGNYNIVDIFDDGQSLTNGYSVGLRSTLTLFDGGAAKARAAQSKVDMAIAESQFASQRELIRFEVEQFYAQLQSNLDNIQTSGVALNQAREALSLARLRFEAGVGTQTDVIFAENDLTRAEGNRVSAILDYNRALANLQRTVTFRSSD; from the coding sequence ATGAATTTCTTTTTGTTCTGTGTGCATTCTACCGGGTTTGCTGTAGCGATCGCCTCCGGCGCGGCTTTGCCTATCGCTCTTCTGGTTCCCAGTTTAGCTAGAAGTGTAACTGCTCAAACTCCCCCAGAAATCCCGGCTGATGCGGTGCAAGTTCCCGATTTTCTCAACCCTGATCCTAATCCTCTGCTTTTTCCCACTCGCCCAGAAGAAGTGAGAATTCAGCGCACTCAGCCGATATCTTTAGCTGACGCTTTGGAACTAGCAAAACGCCACAATCGAGATTTACAGGTAGCCATATTAGAACTAGAACGTAGTAGGGCTGCATTACAAGAGGCTCAAGCTGTTTTGTCTCCTAATGTTAATGTCAATACTAACTTGACTAACAGTGGTCAGAATTTTATTGGTGGTGGCTATCAAACTAGAACTTCTTTCAATAGTCAAGCACAAATAAATTATGAACTCTTGAATTCTGGTCGTAGCATCCGCGTGGCTGAGGAACGGCTACGGATAGATGAATTAGATGTAGAAAATCGGTCTTTAGAAATCCAGCTAAATGTCACTACTCAATACTACGATTTGCAAGAAGCAGATGAACAAGTCAGAATTAATCAGTCTGCTGTGCAAAATGCTCAGGCTAGTTTGCGGGATGCTCAAAATAGAGAACGGGCTGGAGTCGGTACGCGGTTCGATGTGCTACAGTCTCAAGTAAATTTGGCAAATGCTCAACAAAGCCTGACTAATTCTCTTTCACAACAGCAAATTGTCCGTCGTCGGTTTGCGGCTCTGTTAAATTTGGCACAGTCAGCCGCTATTAGTGCGGCAGATGCTGTACAAGTGGCGGGACTTTGGCAGCCCTCTGTGGAAGAATCTATTGTGCAAGCGTTTCAAAATCGTCCAGAATTGCAACAGGTTTTGGGAGAACGTAATATTTCTGAACTACAGCGACGACAAGTTCTTTCACAGCTAAGACCGCAATATAGTTTGAATGGCAATTACAACATAGTAGATATATTTGACGATGGGCAAAGCCTGACTAATGGTTATTCGGTGGGACTTAGAAGCACTTTAACTTTATTCGATGGGGGAGCGGCTAAAGCCAGAGCAGCTCAGTCTAAAGTTGATATGGCGATCGCTGAAAGTCAATTTGCCAGTCAGCGAGAACTAATTCGCTTTGAGGTGGAACAATTCTATGCTCAATTACAGTCAAACTTAGATAACATCCAAACTTCTGGCGTAGCTTTAAATCAAGCCAGGGAAGCTTTAAGTTTAGCAAGATTGCGGTTTGAAGCTGGCGTAGGTACTCAAACAGATGTGATTTTTGCTGAAAACGATTTGACAAGAGCTGAAGGTAATCGAGTCTCAGCAATTTTAGATTACAATCGCGCTTTGGCTAATTTACAAAGGACTGTGACATTCAGAAGTTCCGACTAA